One genomic segment of Rhizobium sp. 11515TR includes these proteins:
- a CDS encoding phospholipase D-like domain-containing protein yields MIDLVAAHWGQILAVLSIVMGAAAAIHAAMTKEDVRAAIGWVGVIILSPIIGAVLYAVAGINRIRRASLSSQRDALFRKDANGELSSFDADDGEVRRRFGDRFGSMKTLGDRVVRYMMSTGNTIEMLTSGDIAYAAMKAAIDGAERSILMETYIFDRDPIGLRIADSLIAATKRGVSVRVLIDAVGARYSVPSIMGYLREGGVQVDVFNGNVIIGLRLPYANLRTHRKILSIDGRIAFTGGMNIRQGFTREFAHEYSARDMHFCVTGPAVADLFNTAAEDWRFTTGEVLNGEEWRIAAPSNEPGAPVFMRVVASGPDRSVETNHKMLIGALSVAHKSIRIMSPYFLPDRELISALVTAARRGVEVDIVVPTANNLVLVDRAMTAQFDQMLKNYCRIWRAEGAFNHSKLLSIDGIWAYVGSSNLDPRSLRLNFEVDLEVLDRGFASTIDDHIGTILETAHRVDLEKLRARPFVVRLIEKVLWLGSPYL; encoded by the coding sequence ATGATCGACCTCGTGGCTGCCCATTGGGGCCAAATTCTCGCCGTCCTGTCCATCGTGATGGGGGCAGCCGCTGCAATCCATGCGGCCATGACCAAAGAGGATGTCCGAGCTGCGATCGGCTGGGTCGGCGTCATCATCCTGTCGCCCATCATTGGTGCCGTCCTCTATGCTGTCGCCGGCATCAATCGCATCCGCCGGGCCTCGCTCAGCTCGCAGCGCGACGCGCTCTTTCGCAAGGATGCGAATGGCGAGCTCTCCAGCTTCGACGCCGATGACGGCGAAGTGCGGCGGCGGTTCGGTGATCGGTTCGGTTCGATGAAGACGCTCGGCGACCGCGTCGTTCGCTATATGATGAGCACCGGCAATACCATCGAGATGCTGACGAGCGGCGACATTGCCTATGCCGCGATGAAGGCTGCAATCGACGGCGCCGAACGCAGCATCCTGATGGAAACCTACATATTCGATCGCGACCCGATCGGCCTCCGCATCGCCGATTCACTGATTGCTGCAACCAAACGCGGTGTCAGCGTCCGCGTACTCATCGATGCCGTCGGGGCCCGCTATTCTGTGCCGAGCATCATGGGCTATCTGCGCGAAGGCGGCGTGCAGGTCGACGTCTTCAATGGCAATGTCATCATCGGTCTCCGGTTGCCCTACGCCAACCTGCGTACCCACCGAAAGATCCTCAGCATCGACGGGCGAATTGCCTTTACCGGCGGCATGAATATCCGCCAGGGCTTTACGCGCGAATTCGCGCACGAGTACAGCGCTCGCGATATGCATTTCTGCGTGACGGGGCCTGCAGTCGCCGATCTTTTCAATACGGCAGCCGAGGATTGGCGCTTCACCACAGGCGAAGTCCTGAATGGCGAGGAATGGCGGATTGCCGCGCCCTCCAACGAGCCGGGAGCGCCCGTTTTCATGCGGGTTGTCGCCTCCGGCCCGGATCGCAGTGTCGAGACCAATCACAAGATGCTCATCGGCGCGCTGTCGGTGGCGCACAAATCCATCCGCATCATGTCGCCCTATTTCCTGCCCGACCGGGAGTTGATCAGCGCGCTGGTGACGGCGGCGCGGCGGGGAGTCGAGGTCGATATCGTCGTGCCGACAGCCAACAATCTGGTGCTCGTCGACCGGGCCATGACGGCGCAATTCGACCAGATGCTGAAGAACTATTGCCGCATCTGGCGCGCCGAAGGCGCCTTCAACCATTCCAAGCTTTTGTCCATCGACGGTATCTGGGCCTATGTCGGCTCATCCAATCTCGATCCACGCTCCCTGCGGCTCAATTTCGAGGTGGATCTCGAGGTACTCGATCGCGGCTTTGCCAGCACGATCGACGACCATATTGGCACGATCCTGGAAACGGCACATCGGGTAGACCTCGAAAAGCTCAGGGCGCGGCCGTTTGTCGTACGGCTTATTGAAAAGGTGCTCTGGCTTGGCTCACCCTATCTCTGA
- a CDS encoding methyltransferase family protein has translation MLLYQFIPACWIVWLLIWLFASFGVKRSVRQEDPLSRLGNTVPIWIGAFLLVVNPSWLGPLRFRLIPQDLTSYAIGAVLTFIGLVFAVWARYHIGRNWSGVITLKEDHALIRSGPYALVRHPIYSGLMLAIIGSAIARGDIAAVLAIIAVLYAVLRRVQIEESWMNETFGLAYADYKASTPALVPFLV, from the coding sequence ATGCTGCTTTATCAGTTCATTCCCGCATGCTGGATCGTCTGGCTGTTGATCTGGCTTTTCGCTTCGTTCGGCGTCAAGAGGAGCGTGCGACAGGAGGACCCCCTGTCGCGGCTCGGCAATACCGTGCCGATCTGGATCGGCGCTTTCCTTCTTGTCGTCAATCCGTCCTGGCTGGGTCCCTTGCGGTTCCGCCTCATCCCACAGGATCTTACATCCTATGCGATCGGCGCGGTTCTGACCTTCATCGGTCTCGTTTTCGCTGTCTGGGCTCGCTATCATATCGGGCGCAACTGGAGCGGGGTAATCACTCTCAAGGAGGATCATGCGCTCATTCGCTCCGGTCCTTATGCGCTTGTGCGGCACCCGATCTATTCCGGTCTGATGCTGGCCATTATCGGCTCGGCAATTGCGCGCGGTGATATCGCGGCCGTCCTTGCGATCATCGCAGTGCTCTATGCCGTGTTGCGCCGCGTGCAAATCGAGGAAAGCTGGATGAATGAGACGTTCGGCTTGGCCTATGCCGATTATAAGGCCAGCACACCGGCGCTGGTCCCGTTTCTGGTATAA
- a CDS encoding plasmid stabilization protein, which produces MPRGDKSAYTDRQKRKAEHIEEGYEDRGVSHKEAERRAWATVNKESGGGKKSGSGRGHSENHESSEKGGRIGGRAAASRPAAERSASAKKAAATRKRHEHNTHS; this is translated from the coding sequence ATGCCCCGAGGAGACAAATCCGCCTATACCGACAGGCAGAAGCGCAAGGCCGAACATATCGAGGAAGGCTATGAAGACCGCGGCGTTTCGCACAAAGAGGCGGAGCGGCGTGCCTGGGCGACCGTAAACAAGGAAAGCGGCGGCGGCAAGAAGTCAGGCTCCGGTCGCGGCCATTCCGAAAACCACGAATCGTCCGAAAAGGGTGGCAGGATCGGCGGGCGCGCCGCTGCGAGCCGACCCGCTGCGGAGCGCTCCGCCTCTGCAAAGAAGGCGGCTGCGACGCGTAAACGCCACGAGCACAACACACATTCCTAG
- a CDS encoding ABC transporter permease, with the protein MRVSSRRLGVYAVALAFAIVVNFILPRLMPGSPVDAMVAQLGPRATPAAVEAIKARFGEIDQPIMMQFLDYLKGLATFDLGVSVKYYPQTVVQVLSRATLWTIFLVVTAIIFSLCVGVVLGAIAAWRRGGRFDTIVSPFAVILFSIPPVIVALTTLFVFAVSLRWFPVGYAYDPNLDPGFNFTFFGSVFMHAILPMLTLSPFLIGEFQTTMRSSMIVVLGEDYVTMGRAKGLSNLAVMFGYGARNALLPVLTNLALMLGAVFGGSIVTEIVFNYPGLGLTLFTASVARDYPVIQGQLLLMTLATLGANFLVDIIYGLVDPRLREAGR; encoded by the coding sequence ATGCGTGTTTCAAGCCGGCGCCTCGGCGTCTATGCGGTGGCCCTGGCCTTTGCGATCGTCGTGAACTTCATTCTTCCCCGGCTTATGCCGGGGAGTCCCGTCGACGCCATGGTGGCCCAGCTCGGGCCGCGGGCTACACCCGCGGCTGTGGAGGCGATCAAGGCCCGTTTCGGCGAGATCGATCAGCCGATTATGATGCAGTTCCTTGACTACCTTAAAGGCCTTGCCACCTTCGATCTTGGCGTTTCGGTCAAATATTACCCGCAGACAGTGGTCCAGGTGCTGAGCCGAGCCACGCTTTGGACCATCTTCCTTGTGGTCACCGCGATCATATTTTCGCTGTGTGTCGGCGTCGTGCTCGGCGCCATCGCGGCCTGGAGGCGTGGCGGGCGGTTCGATACGATCGTATCGCCCTTTGCTGTCATCCTGTTCTCGATACCGCCCGTCATTGTGGCGCTCACGACCCTGTTCGTCTTCGCCGTATCGTTGCGCTGGTTTCCTGTGGGATATGCCTATGATCCCAATCTCGATCCAGGCTTCAATTTCACCTTCTTCGGCAGCGTGTTCATGCACGCGATCCTGCCGATGTTGACGCTGTCGCCTTTCCTGATCGGCGAGTTCCAGACCACCATGCGCTCATCCATGATCGTCGTGCTCGGCGAGGATTACGTGACGATGGGGCGAGCCAAGGGGCTGAGCAATCTCGCCGTCATGTTCGGCTATGGCGCGCGCAATGCGCTTCTGCCGGTCCTCACCAATCTTGCTTTGATGCTCGGCGCCGTTTTCGGCGGCTCGATCGTCACGGAGATCGTCTTCAATTATCCGGGTCTCGGCCTGACGCTGTTTACCGCCAGCGTGGCGCGCGACTATCCCGTCATCCAGGGGCAATTGCTGCTGATGACGCTCGCAACCCTCGGCGCCAATTTTCTCGTCGACATCATCTACGGTCTCGTCGACCCGCGATTGAGGGAGGCGGGCCGATGA
- a CDS encoding NAD-dependent epimerase/dehydratase family protein: MLKTLLLTGAAGGVGQAIRPLLSQIAENVVLSDLASISDLRPNERFVACDLADRSGVDAMVKGVDGIIHLGGISVEKPFDLILQGNILGLYNLYEGARAAGKPRIVFASSNHTIGFYRRDERIDNKVPTRPDSLYGVSKVFGEAVASLYFDKFGQETLSVRIGSCFPEPRNTRMLATWFSIGDFVSLCDCAFNAPRLGHTIVYGVSDNDEQWWDNSNAAFLGWKPRDSAAPWRAEILSRTPAEDPNDPAIVYQGGGFVSAAHPDD; this comes from the coding sequence ATGCTGAAAACTCTGTTGCTGACCGGCGCCGCCGGCGGTGTTGGCCAGGCAATCCGGCCGCTTCTGTCGCAGATCGCCGAGAATGTCGTATTGTCCGACCTCGCGTCGATAAGCGACCTGCGCCCGAACGAGCGTTTCGTCGCCTGCGACCTCGCCGACCGCAGCGGCGTCGATGCGATGGTGAAAGGTGTTGATGGTATCATCCATCTTGGGGGGATATCGGTGGAAAAGCCCTTCGATCTGATCCTGCAGGGCAATATCCTCGGCCTCTACAATCTCTATGAGGGCGCGCGCGCCGCCGGCAAGCCGCGTATCGTCTTCGCAAGCTCCAATCACACGATCGGCTTCTACAGGCGGGATGAGCGGATCGACAATAAGGTGCCGACCCGGCCGGATTCGCTTTATGGCGTCTCGAAAGTCTTCGGTGAGGCGGTCGCAAGCCTCTACTTTGACAAGTTCGGTCAGGAAACACTTTCGGTACGTATCGGCTCCTGCTTCCCCGAGCCGCGCAACACGCGCATGCTCGCCACATGGTTCAGCATCGGGGATTTCGTCTCGCTGTGCGATTGCGCCTTCAACGCCCCGCGCCTCGGCCATACGATCGTCTATGGCGTCTCGGACAATGACGAACAGTGGTGGGACAATAGCAACGCCGCCTTTCTCGGCTGGAAGCCGCGCGATAGTGCGGCTCCCTGGCGCGCCGAAATTCTGTCGAGGACACCCGCTGAGGATCCAAACGATCCTGCAATCGTCTATCAAGGCGGCGGTTTTGTTTCTGCCGCTCACCCCGACGACTGA
- a CDS encoding DUF2934 domain-containing protein, with amino-acid sequence MNLVLTSIILRVLRLLRYRPHGNYCFLFEAPLRFDSQDRRTLAIASWLFGGGVKARVSRTGSFIKTLFNDANGEQQMLESRDEWIKKRAYAIWEEEGYPSGRDVEHWAQASSERIALEKTAADGGTIDIKPKAKRKTAVAAAAVAEEKLAKPVKKISKKAAAAKI; translated from the coding sequence TTGAACCTCGTTCTGACCAGCATCATACTTAGGGTGCTTCGGCTGCTTCGCTACCGTCCCCACGGTAACTACTGTTTCTTGTTTGAAGCGCCACTGCGGTTCGACAGTCAAGATCGAAGAACGCTAGCCATAGCGTCTTGGCTGTTCGGGGGAGGCGTCAAAGCCCGCGTTTCAAGAACGGGCTCGTTCATCAAAACCTTGTTCAATGATGCGAACGGAGAACAGCAGATGTTGGAATCTCGGGACGAATGGATCAAGAAGCGCGCATACGCCATATGGGAAGAGGAAGGCTACCCTTCCGGTCGCGACGTCGAGCACTGGGCGCAGGCGAGCAGTGAGCGCATCGCGCTTGAGAAAACGGCAGCAGACGGCGGCACGATCGATATCAAGCCCAAGGCGAAGCGCAAGACGGCGGTCGCCGCGGCGGCTGTTGCCGAGGAAAAGCTGGCCAAGCCAGTAAAGAAGATATCGAAAAAGGCTGCAGCCGCGAAGATATAG
- a CDS encoding SDR family NAD(P)-dependent oxidoreductase, protein MAELAQSLASIRIPDLAGKRVLITGASTGIGAAVARAFAAQGMKIGLHFNASREPAEKLADEIKADGGTVHLIQGDVSQDGETERVVKDAVDALGGLDGLINNAGGMLGRLPTTDMTDAHYERVMNLNARSVLAATRAAHPHLKKQGGFIINTTSIAARNGGGNGAILYAASKGFVSTITHGHAKEFVNDKIRVNAVAPGVIATPFHERYTNDEQMELQRKTIPMGFVGTSEDCVGAYLFLASPTLSGYITGQIIEVNGGQLMP, encoded by the coding sequence ATGGCAGAACTCGCGCAATCGCTTGCGTCCATTCGCATTCCCGATCTTGCCGGCAAAAGAGTATTGATCACGGGTGCTTCAACCGGCATTGGCGCTGCCGTCGCGCGCGCCTTTGCTGCACAGGGCATGAAGATCGGCCTGCACTTCAATGCAAGCCGCGAACCAGCGGAAAAACTGGCCGATGAAATCAAGGCTGACGGCGGTACGGTCCATCTCATTCAAGGTGATGTCTCACAAGACGGAGAGACCGAGCGCGTCGTCAAGGACGCCGTAGACGCGTTGGGTGGCCTCGATGGCCTGATCAACAATGCCGGCGGTATGCTCGGGCGGCTTCCGACCACCGATATGACGGATGCGCATTACGAGCGGGTGATGAACCTCAACGCCCGTTCCGTGCTTGCGGCGACCCGTGCCGCTCATCCTCATCTCAAGAAGCAGGGCGGCTTCATCATCAACACGACCTCGATCGCCGCTCGCAATGGCGGCGGCAACGGCGCGATCCTCTATGCGGCTTCCAAAGGGTTCGTCTCGACCATTACCCATGGCCACGCCAAGGAATTCGTCAACGACAAGATCCGCGTCAATGCGGTAGCGCCCGGCGTCATCGCAACGCCATTTCACGAGCGCTATACCAACGACGAGCAGATGGAGCTGCAGCGCAAGACGATCCCCATGGGATTTGTCGGCACGTCGGAAGATTGTGTTGGCGCCTACCTCTTCCTCGCCTCTCCGACGCTGTCCGGCTACATTACCGGCCAGATCATCGAGGTCAATGGCGGCCAACTCATGCCGTGA
- a CDS encoding ABC transporter substrate-binding protein: MRIRKKSLRNLFQRTSLAAAALSASLAFSAGIASAAESVLTMHIEEQTSWVSNFNPFDLAGRRQSTMDFIYEPLVIFNANDGGKPVWRLATSYKFSDDLMSITYELRSGVKWSDGQPLTSADVKYTIDLMLKNPAVDTVGVGQTVASVEAPSPTQVTIKLKAVNSEFPESLADLAVVPEHIWKDIPDPVAFKNEKPVGSGPMTEVRRFTPQVYEQCRNPNYWDAASLHVDCLRLPQISGNDQMLALLPEGTVDWIGSFLPQIDKTFVALDPQHNGYWQPPAETVAFEMNFKSSNAGNFEAFKDLNFRHAFSLAMDRKSMVDIAGFGYPVVNLHASGLPPRFESWRNKAAEGDKDAFMGFDTEKANKILDDAGYKKGADGFRTTPSGKPITFAVIVPNGWTDWIDAVQIAVEGLRAAGINASVATPEYEQWRKQLLDGSFDVVMNSRADSATPFQGYYQSLSTAYSGKLTVAAARYSNPKLDALFDQYLKSSSDEDHKKIFNDIQVLIADDFPVVPVFNGPTWYQYSSKRFTGWVTDKDPVMNPENHDNNRMRLMHLLRLKPVQ; the protein is encoded by the coding sequence ATGAGAATAAGGAAAAAGTCATTACGCAATCTATTTCAGCGGACATCATTGGCAGCGGCGGCGCTCAGCGCTTCGCTGGCATTCAGTGCAGGTATCGCCTCCGCGGCTGAATCCGTACTGACGATGCATATCGAGGAGCAGACCAGCTGGGTCAGCAACTTCAATCCTTTCGATCTTGCCGGGCGTCGCCAGAGCACGATGGATTTCATCTACGAGCCATTGGTCATCTTCAATGCTAATGATGGCGGCAAGCCGGTCTGGCGGCTTGCGACCAGCTACAAGTTTTCGGACGATCTGATGTCGATCACCTATGAGCTGCGTTCGGGCGTGAAATGGTCGGACGGTCAGCCGCTGACCTCGGCCGACGTGAAATACACGATCGACCTGATGCTGAAGAACCCGGCCGTCGATACCGTCGGTGTCGGCCAGACGGTCGCCTCCGTCGAAGCGCCGTCGCCGACGCAGGTGACGATCAAACTCAAGGCTGTGAATTCCGAATTCCCGGAATCGCTCGCCGATCTCGCCGTCGTACCCGAGCATATCTGGAAAGACATTCCCGATCCGGTCGCCTTCAAGAACGAAAAGCCCGTCGGTTCCGGCCCGATGACCGAGGTTCGCCGCTTTACGCCGCAGGTCTATGAGCAGTGCCGCAATCCGAACTATTGGGATGCCGCATCGCTACATGTCGATTGCCTGCGCCTGCCGCAGATTTCGGGCAACGACCAGATGCTGGCGCTGCTGCCGGAAGGCACCGTTGATTGGATCGGCTCGTTCCTCCCGCAGATCGACAAGACCTTCGTCGCGCTCGACCCGCAGCACAATGGTTACTGGCAGCCGCCAGCCGAAACCGTTGCCTTCGAAATGAACTTCAAATCTTCGAATGCCGGTAATTTCGAGGCGTTCAAGGATCTCAACTTCCGTCATGCGTTCAGCCTGGCGATGGACCGCAAGTCGATGGTCGATATTGCCGGCTTCGGCTATCCGGTCGTCAACCTGCACGCCAGCGGCCTGCCGCCGCGCTTCGAAAGCTGGCGCAATAAGGCAGCCGAAGGCGATAAGGACGCCTTCATGGGCTTCGACACCGAAAAGGCAAACAAGATCCTCGACGATGCCGGCTACAAGAAGGGCGCCGATGGCTTCCGCACCACGCCGAGCGGTAAGCCGATCACCTTCGCGGTCATCGTGCCGAACGGCTGGACGGACTGGATCGATGCCGTGCAGATCGCCGTCGAAGGGCTTCGCGCCGCAGGTATCAATGCCTCGGTTGCTACGCCCGAATACGAGCAGTGGCGCAAGCAGCTTCTCGATGGGAGCTTCGATGTCGTCATGAACTCGCGCGCCGACAGCGCAACCCCATTCCAGGGCTATTATCAGAGCCTGTCGACGGCCTATTCCGGCAAGCTCACCGTCGCCGCGGCGCGCTATTCTAACCCGAAGCTTGATGCGCTCTTCGATCAATATCTGAAGTCGTCTTCCGATGAGGATCATAAGAAGATCTTCAACGACATTCAGGTTCTGATCGCCGACGATTTCCCGGTCGTTCCGGTCTTCAACGGTCCGACCTGGTACCAGTATTCGAGCAAGCGTTTTACCGGTTGGGTCACGGACAAGGATCCCGTGATGAACCCGGAAAACCACGACAACAACCGCATGCGTCTCATGCATCTTCTGCGTCTGAAGCCGGTCCAATAA
- the ligD gene encoding non-homologous end-joining DNA ligase: protein MAKTPIPDGIKTLVELTHPERIYWPGDEVSKQDLLDYYALAWRRMAPFVVNRPLALLRCPDGIDGPRFFQKHAWKGINPHIEEIADPEDGDAAKLLKIRDFDGLAALVQSAALEIHPWGTTTDHWEKPDMIIMDLDPGEDVVWNKVVTAAKEIRERFSTLELNSFVKTSGGKGLHVVASVKPQATWPQVKDAAEAIAHAMSADSPETYLSVASKAKRAGHIFIDYLRNGRGNTAVAPYSTRARKGAPISMPVSWDELDGRIGPASFTVKNAASRIGQSSTDPWADFFKAASPLKV from the coding sequence ATGGCAAAGACGCCCATTCCCGACGGCATAAAGACGTTAGTCGAATTGACCCATCCGGAACGGATCTATTGGCCCGGCGACGAGGTCAGCAAGCAAGACCTTCTTGATTACTACGCTTTGGCTTGGCGTAGAATGGCGCCTTTCGTCGTCAACCGTCCCCTCGCTCTCCTGCGGTGTCCGGATGGCATCGATGGACCACGCTTCTTCCAGAAACATGCCTGGAAGGGCATCAATCCGCATATCGAGGAAATTGCCGATCCAGAAGATGGGGACGCTGCGAAGCTTCTGAAGATTAGGGATTTCGATGGCCTGGCAGCCCTTGTCCAATCCGCGGCGCTGGAAATTCACCCCTGGGGCACGACGACGGATCATTGGGAAAAGCCCGACATGATCATCATGGATCTCGACCCCGGAGAGGATGTCGTCTGGAACAAGGTCGTGACCGCGGCAAAAGAGATCAGGGAACGCTTTTCCACGCTGGAGCTAAACTCTTTCGTCAAGACTTCCGGCGGCAAGGGATTGCATGTGGTCGCATCCGTCAAGCCGCAGGCGACCTGGCCGCAGGTCAAGGATGCTGCCGAGGCGATCGCCCATGCCATGAGCGCCGATAGCCCGGAGACATATTTGTCGGTTGCCAGCAAGGCGAAACGGGCGGGCCATATTTTCATCGATTATCTGCGCAACGGTCGCGGCAATACTGCCGTGGCGCCCTATTCGACACGCGCAAGAAAGGGCGCTCCCATTTCGATGCCGGTTAGTTGGGACGAGTTGGACGGCAGGATCGGGCCGGCTTCCTTTACCGTAAAGAATGCGGCATCGCGCATCGGCCAATCGAGTACGGATCCCTGGGCCGATTTTTTCAAGGCGGCATCACCGCTCAAGGTCTGA
- a CDS encoding RidA family protein, with translation MSKNKLIRFDVADNQAGGQRRPFAKAVRAGDFVYVSGQVPTINGEIVTGNIVTQTEQVIANIKDVLALADCTLEHVVKVNVWLDDARDFSSFNAVFEKYFIDHPPARSTVQSPMMVDVKVEMDVVAYKPLD, from the coding sequence ATGAGCAAGAACAAGCTGATCCGCTTCGACGTCGCCGACAATCAGGCTGGCGGCCAGCGACGTCCCTTCGCCAAGGCCGTCAGGGCAGGCGATTTCGTTTATGTCTCGGGCCAGGTTCCGACCATCAACGGTGAAATCGTCACCGGCAATATCGTTACGCAGACCGAGCAGGTCATCGCCAATATCAAGGATGTCCTTGCCCTTGCCGATTGCACGCTCGAGCACGTGGTGAAAGTGAATGTGTGGCTGGATGATGCTCGCGATTTCTCGAGCTTCAACGCCGTCTTCGAAAAGTATTTCATCGATCATCCGCCAGCCCGCTCGACCGTTCAGTCGCCAATGATGGTGGATGTGAAAGTCGAAATGGATGTTGTCGCCTACAAGCCACTCGACTGA
- a CDS encoding glutathione S-transferase, whose amino-acid sequence MAYELYYWDSIQGRGEFVRLALEEAGADYVDVCRAPAGRGQGMPAMFAIMEGKSELGLPFAPPFLKDGDLIIPHVANILMYLGPKLGLAPRDEGKRHVLNGLQLTITDLVAEVHDTHHPIATSKYYEDQKQEAKARAAEFIENRIPKFLGYFEKVLQQNPEGPSHIFGGELTYVDLSLFQVYEGLRYAFPRATAHLDRRYPHLTALHRAVMKRPNIARYLQSDRRIPFNENGIFRHYPELDKDVA is encoded by the coding sequence ATGGCCTATGAACTCTATTATTGGGATAGCATTCAGGGGCGCGGCGAATTCGTCCGGCTGGCGCTGGAGGAAGCCGGCGCAGACTATGTCGATGTTTGTCGTGCTCCTGCGGGCAGGGGGCAGGGTATGCCCGCCATGTTCGCCATCATGGAGGGTAAATCTGAACTCGGTCTCCCATTTGCCCCACCGTTTTTGAAGGACGGTGATCTCATTATTCCGCATGTGGCGAATATCCTGATGTATCTCGGGCCGAAGCTGGGTCTGGCGCCAAGAGACGAAGGAAAGCGCCACGTGTTGAACGGCCTGCAGTTGACGATCACCGATCTCGTCGCCGAGGTACACGACACGCACCACCCGATCGCGACGTCGAAATATTACGAGGATCAGAAGCAAGAGGCCAAGGCGCGGGCTGCAGAATTCATCGAAAACCGCATTCCCAAGTTTCTCGGCTATTTCGAGAAAGTGCTTCAGCAGAACCCCGAAGGGCCGAGCCATATCTTCGGCGGAGAATTGACCTATGTCGATCTTTCGCTGTTTCAGGTCTATGAGGGACTTCGCTATGCCTTCCCCCGCGCGACGGCACATCTGGATCGGCGATATCCGCATCTGACCGCGCTGCACAGAGCTGTCATGAAACGGCCCAACATTGCTCGCTATCTTCAGTCCGATCGCCGCATTCCCTTCAATGAGAACGGCATTTTCCGGCACTATCCGGAACTGGACAAAGATGTGGCCTAA
- a CDS encoding endonuclease/exonuclease/phosphatase family protein, producing MRKKNDSLRASILESLKNRKKSRPKPAGSKPDRPEGTLIASYNVHKCVGADRRFDPERTSRVIHEIDADIIGLQEADTRFGERTGILDLRRLERETGLIPVPIAGVTKAHGWHGNVVLFKQGTVRDVHQINLPGLEPRGALIAELELARGGSLRIIAAHLGLLHRSRAQQTRLIVDLMNDGSETPTILLGDLNEWRLGDRSSLNTIQNAFGPLPPAVPSFPSTLPLLALDRIMANRRGMISAVEVHDSPLARVASDHLPIKAVVSLEALDINARAHSQTA from the coding sequence ATGCGAAAAAAGAACGACAGTCTCCGTGCGAGCATTCTGGAAAGCCTGAAGAACCGAAAGAAATCGCGCCCCAAACCGGCCGGCAGCAAGCCGGACCGCCCGGAAGGCACGTTGATCGCTTCCTACAATGTCCACAAATGCGTCGGCGCCGACCGCCGCTTCGATCCGGAAAGAACGAGCCGCGTCATTCATGAAATCGATGCCGATATCATCGGCCTGCAGGAAGCCGATACGCGTTTTGGAGAGCGCACGGGCATTCTCGATCTGCGCCGGCTCGAACGCGAGACAGGCCTCATCCCGGTGCCGATCGCTGGCGTCACCAAGGCGCATGGCTGGCACGGCAATGTGGTTCTTTTCAAACAGGGCACGGTTCGCGACGTCCACCAGATCAATCTGCCAGGGCTTGAGCCGCGCGGCGCCTTGATCGCCGAACTGGAATTGGCGCGTGGCGGGAGCCTCAGGATTATCGCGGCGCATCTCGGCCTGCTGCATCGCTCGCGCGCGCAGCAGACGCGTCTGATCGTCGACCTCATGAACGACGGCAGCGAGACGCCGACCATCCTGCTGGGCGATCTCAATGAATGGCGCCTCGGCGACCGCTCATCCCTCAATACCATCCAGAACGCGTTCGGACCGCTACCGCCTGCCGTACCGAGCTTTCCCTCGACACTCCCGCTTCTCGCGCTCGATCGCATCATGGCAAACCGCCGCGGCATGATCTCCGCAGTCGAAGTACATGACTCGCCGCTGGCACGCGTGGCTTCCGATCACCTGCCCATCAAGGCCGTGGTCAGTCTGGAAGCGCTCGACATCAACGCCCGAGCGCATTCACAAACTGCCTAA